The genomic stretch TAGGTTAGGAAGGgcattgaatgccaaacagagggttttgtatttgatcctgaggtgatagggagccactggagtttattgagcgggagggtgctttaggaaaatcacttagtgGCCGAATGGTGGATGGAGGGGAGTGAGGGGGAGACAAGGCAGGAGgagctccccacccccaccccagcaggCTTTTACAATAGGAACGACTAAGGAGGGTGGTCTCCCCAGTGGGAGAATCTAGCAAGGCTTCTTTCTcctagaaggtgggatttgagctgtcTAGAGGGAAGCCAAGTGggtccttctctttcccctccccctcctcccttcccaggGGCCCGTTCTTTCCCTCCGCTGCTTTCCTGTCTTCCCAGCAGACTTTGTGCCAAGCCTGATAGATTATCTCAAACTGCCGGGCTCCTCCAGGCCGGGCACCCAGCCCACCCTCCCAGGCAGGACCTGGGCCCTTGGAGACCAATCAATCAGCCTTTGTAGAGACAGGGAAACCCCTAGACTCGTAGACTGGCCAAATGGCGGGGGCTGGGCGGGCCAGCTGCTCCCCTGACTCGCGCCTTTCCATCTGCCAGCCTGCTCCTGCAATCTGCACGCGCGACGCTGTCGCTTCCACGCCGAGGTGTTCCGGCTGTCCGGAGGGCGGAGCGGGGGGGTCTGCGAGCGGTGCCGGCACAACACGGCGGGGCGCCATTGCCACTACTGTGAGCGGGGCTACTGGCGGGACCCCAGGCAGCCCCTCTCCAGCCGCAGGGCCTGCCGGGGTGAGGCCGGGGACGGCGGGGGCCGGGGGCTGGAGGAGGGGTGTGTTGGAGAAGGGCCTGGGCTGGGGATCCGCGGGGAGGTGGCCTCCAGGCTCAGAGGGTGCTCCCTCGCCCAGCCTGTCAGTGCCACCCCATCGGAGCCACCGGGACGCAGTGCAACCAGACCAGCGGCCAGTGTCCCTGCAAGCCCGGAGTGACGGGCCCCTCCTGCGACCGCTGCGCCCCGGGCTACCAGCAGAGCCGTTCTATCCGCCGGCCCTGTCAGCGTGAGTTTGCCCCGAGGGGTGCCCCCACGGCCAGTGACTGGGAGCAGCCAGGAGTTGGCAATTGCTGCTGGCCCGGAGGCCTGAGCGGCGCCCCGTTCCTTCCCTCAGGGATCCCCGAGACAAGCAGCACGGAGGCCACGCCCCCTGGTGTCTACACTCCAGGTATGGGGGACGCTGAGGGCTTAGGCTGAGCCCCGCTGGAGCTGGCCCGCAGCACGTCTGGGCGAGGATTCTGGACGAGGGCGGGGGCGGGGCCCCAGAGGGGGCGCAGAGAGGCTCACCTCTGGGGCCCTCCGCAGACCCGACGTGCCAGAGCCTTTGTAATGCGTCCGAAGCTCAAGTCCACATGAGTTCGCAGCAGTACTGCCACCAGGCTTACGGTGAGAGCTCGGGTCGCCCGCCAGGACGGGGCAGAGCGGGCAGCGGGCTCCGCGGGCTTCGAGCCTCACTTTCCCCGACTGGGTCAAGGCCAGGGTTCACTGAGGGCAGGAGAGCCTAGAAAGCCCGAGGATCCCCAGAGGCAAGGCTGGGGAAGGGCAGCCTAAGCCATCCCGGAGCAGGGCAGGGGCGCTGGGACGCCTGGGTCCGCGAGGGGAGGCCCAGGGCTCTTTCCCAACTGGAAGGAGCCAGATGGGGAAAGGGGACACCTGGGTCCGGGACGGATGTGAACAAGGGGAGAAGTGCGCCTCGGTTTGGAAAGAGCGATGCCTGCTTCTCCAGAGGCGGAGCAAGGGAGGATTTAGGGGTCCCGAGGGACAGGCTGACTTTCCGGCTCTCCCATTAGTTCTTCGAGCTCAGGTCCAGTCCGCCGAGCCCTCAGGCCCGACCTGGTGGCGTCTGAGGATCCGCGTCCTGGCCGTGTACAAGCAGCGGGCAGAACCCCTGAGCACGGGAGTACAAGACGCTTGGGTCCCGCGGGCCGACCTGGTCTGCGGCTGCCTGACCCTCCGGCCGGGGGCCGTCTATCTGCTGCTGGGGGGCCCGCCGGGAGGACACGACCCCACCCGCCTGGTCCTGGATCATCGTGGGCGCGCCCTGCCCTGGAGACCCCAATGGGCACAGACCCTGAGGCGGCGTCAGCGGGAGGAGCGGGCAGGGAGCTGCCCCTGAGAACCTCTCCTCGCTGGGGTGCCCGCCCTGGAACCTCACAGCCTTCCCCAATAAAGCAGCggctccccaccccacccctccagAGTCTTCTGTGGGCGTTGTGGTGACCCGGGATGTTCCAAGGGGATGGGGCTGGGTGTCCCCGGGGATCAGAGCTGGAGGCTGGAACACCTGGGAAGGGGGAAGTTGAGCTGCCTACTCGGGGAGgcgggagggggagagaaaaggaagatcaatGCTAGGCATCCTTGAGGGGGAGGAGCAAAAGCGCGGAAAGCCCCTGAGGTCCAGGAGAGGGTGTGGCTGAGGGGGTTCTAGAAGATGCCGTCCATTAAAGGAAATGTTGGAGCTGGAGGAGGAGTCCCTTCCCTGAAGGGCGGGGAACCAGGAATGTGGGGCAAAGAACCTACCACCTCGTAATCTCCCAGAAGGGGGAACCGAGGCGAAGAGAATGAAATGGATCGCtcaagggcacacagctagtaagcaaaGCAAtctgaacttgaacccagatcctccctcTCTAAATCTAGGGTTCACTCCCTCGGACCTGATTTAGCAATGATGTCAGTAGCCCAGCCCACCAGTAGCGTTGTCTGTCACTCTTactactccccaccccccactcccgtCCCCTCCCCCCATAGAACTTCCCTCCCGACCTTCCTTTTTCGCTAGCCCTTCTTTCAGGGCACTTCAGGGATCCCTCGGGAATGGGAGATTCTCGCCTCTATACTGCTAGCTATTTCACTGACCTGGACAGAAGTGAATGTGTTCCGTCTGCCCCGGAACCTGTAAAAAGAAATCGATCATTCTTTTTTAACTCTGAGCCCCCCGCCAGGAAATCAAACTCTGGTCAAAAGTGCAGCTTAAAaatccatttccctttccaggaCTTTCCTCATTGTAACGCTCAACTCTTCTTTGAACCGAAACCAGCAAATGGAGTAAAAGTTTTAGGTAAatggatagataaacagactttt from Gracilinanus agilis isolate LMUSP501 unplaced genomic scaffold, AgileGrace unplaced_scaffold3619, whole genome shotgun sequence encodes the following:
- the NTN5 gene encoding netrin-5; translation: CSCNLHARRCRFHAEVFRLSGGRSGGVCERCRHNTAGRHCHYCERGYWRDPRQPLSSRRACRACQCHPIGATGTQCNQTSGQCPCKPGVTGPSCDRCAPGYQQSRSIRRPCQRIPETSSTEATPPGVYTPDPTCQSLCNASEAQVHMSSQQYCHQAYVLRAQVQSAEPSGPTWWRLRIRVLAVYKQRAEPLSTGVQDAWVPRADLVCGCLTLRPGAVYLLLGGPPGGHDPTRLVLDHRGRALPWRPQWAQTLRRRQREERAGSCP